DNA from Candidatus Poribacteria bacterium:
CACATTCGGCGAAGACTCCACCTATACAACCGGTGTAGACACACCGCCTCCTGTGTCCATTGCTGTCGCTATTGAGCAGAAAGCCGACGAAAACAACTCGGACAAAACTACAGGTGGTCTCACCCGCATTGTCGTTTTTGGGGATTCAGATTTCGCAGCAAACGCTCTTTTCCGAGCACCCGCCAGAGACCTATTCCTCTCTATAATCAATTGGCTCACGTTGGAGGAGGACCTCATTGGGATCCGTCCTATCGACTTACAAGGACAAACGCTGCGGCAGATGCACGTGCAAGACGGACGTTTGGTGCAAATAACTTCAGTCTTCCTAATGCCTTCAATTGTCTTTATTGCCGGGCTAATTGTCTGGTGGCAGCGCCGCAAAGGAGAGAACGCGTGAACTTCCGCACGACCCTCATCATCATTGTTCTCCTCGCAGGCATTGGCGGTGCGTACTTCCTGTTTTTTCAGGAATCGGCAGATGAAACGCCGAATGAAAAACAGCGGATCCATCAGGTCTACAACATAGCAAGAGAAAATGTTCAGCAGGTGGAAATCTCGTTTGCGGATGCTGCATACCAAAACCTAAAATTAGTAAAAGACGCAACGGGTGACTGGCAGCTGGAAAATCCGTTTCATGCGGATGCAGACAACGAAAAAGTGAACCAGATGTTAGATGATATCCTCAACAAACGCGTCAAGCAGAACCTTGAGGTGACAGGACTCACACAGTATGGGTTGGATACACCGAGCATAACGCTTTCGCTCTGGACAGAAGGAGCATCACCCGCCTCTACATTTTTTATCGGTAAGAAAGCGATTAACTTTTCTGTCTATGTTAAAGAGAAGTCTGAAGCACATATCTTTCTGATCGAATCCAGTGCGCTTGATGACCTGACGAAATCTCCCACTGACCTTCGCAGCCGTTCAGTTATTAAGTTCAGCACGGAAACGGTGTCTAACATTCAAATTGAACGCAGAACCAAAGGATTGACCTCTCAACCCAGCACCGTTAATTGCGAGAAGCGAGGGGACACGTGGTTCGTCACGCACCCGATTGAAGCAAAGGCGGATGCCGAAGAAATTGAGACCCTGCTTTCAGAATTGCGTGCATTGCAAGTGTCAACCTTTGAAGCAGACACAGTAGAGGCGAACGTTCCGGTACGGTTAGAGAACTCCGGCTTAGATACGCCACGCCTCCAGATAGCACTCACAGATGGAGATAAAACCTACGCACTTCACATCGGCTCGGCAGTCCCATCAGAGAACGGAACACAGAAACGCGTTTATGTTAAATCCGTTCACCAAGATGCTATCTACACCGTTAGCGACGACATCAATACACTTCTCAACAAATCTGCTTTTGATCTGCGAGATAAACGGGTTATTGATTTTCAACGGACGGATACAATCGGCTTTGTAATTTCCAAAAGAAACCAACAGGACGATGAAAAAACTGTCGGCATAAAAAACTATGACAATATATGGGAATTAGAAACTCCGACAGGCAAAATAAAGACAGACGCGAAGGCGGTAGACGATCTGCTTTTCGGTGTAGACTCCCTTGAGGCTTCTGCATTCGTTGACGAGCCAGTTAAAAGCCTCACATCCTACGGATTAGCAGCACCGTCAATTAAAGTTGCATTCACACAACGTGGTGAGGAAAAGCCTGCAGTGCTGCTCATCGGAGACCATGCGGAGAACGGCACCGTCTACGTTAAAGCCGAACACACTGCCCAAGTTGCTCGTGTCAAACGTTTCCTAATTGATAAGATCGCATTAGGGGCAGCGTGGCTGCGGGATAAACAGGTGCTCAACTTCCACATTGACGATGCAATCCGACTCACGTTGTTGCACGCGGAAGAATCGCTGACATGTCAACGTCTTGGCACCAACTGGCGACTCACCGCACCAGTGAAAGAAAATGCGAACAATGCAGAAGTTAACGCCATCATCTACGAACTCGACGATTTGAGGGCAGACGCTTATGTAGGGAGTGAATCTACACTTACTGATACCACTACAGGCTTCAATTCCCTGCAGGTCCAACTTACTATTGAATTAAGAAACCAGAAAGTGTATACTTTGCAAGTCGGTAGGTCAGACGCGTCCGGACGTTTTTACGCGCGGCTCCAACATGAACCGAACTTAATTTTTCTGCTCAATGCAGAACTCGTTCCAAAACTGAAAACAACGCTCGCACTACTTCGTACGTCGGAACAGGGGTCCCCGTAGCGAACAGCGTGCGAAGCAACGGTTGAACGTTATGCAGACGTATATTATCGCAACCGCTTACTTTTTCCTTCTTATTGAACTGCTCATTATCAGTCGGTCTTTTCGGTACGCGCGGCGCGAACGTCGTGCTGAGCGCCCTGCTTATACACCAAAAGTCGCAATCATCGCGCCTCACTACGGATGGGATGCCGACACAGCGGAACACGCGAGAGGACTTTTGCATCAAGATTATGCGGGTGAGTATGAAATCTTCTTCGTCACACACCAAAAAGTAGATGTAGGACATGATGTCTCTTACCCCCATCTGTGTGAAATTGCTGAGGCAGATCCACACGCGCATGTGTTGCTCGCACCCAACATCGTTGAAAACAATCTTCCACGTTCACAAAAGGTACAGAACCTCCTCACCGCCATAGAAACACTTCCAGACGATATTGAAGTCATTGCCTTTGTAGATGCGGATGTCGCTGTCCGAGAGGATTGGTTAACACTGCTTGTCAGTCCACTCCAAGAACAAGAGATAGGGACGACCGTCGGTGGACGGTTCTATTTTCCGCAGACATGGAATGTTCCATCCCTTGTGGAAGCGATCTGGGTAAACTTTCAGATGAGTTTCCAAGGCGATCATCCGTTCTCAATGGTATGGGGCGGCTCTAATGCGTTCCGACGCGAGATGCTTGAGAAGGCACACATCCTTCAACGTTGGGAAGAGGCAACAATAGAAGACCTCAATACCACGCTTGCGATGAGAGATGTTAAGCACAAGGTGCACTTCGTCCCAGACTGTATAGCCATCACACGCACAGCCAATCGTACATGGCACCAAATCGTCGAATTCACGAACCGCCAGATGATTATGACGCTCCACATGGGGCTTTGGAGGCAGTGGCTTGCAAGTCTCATTGTGTGTCTACCGAAAGGAGTTTTCGTGTTTGGGATGATTCCGTTCCTATTTTATCGCGAGGGACTGCTACCGATCGTCTTCATCCCTTTTCTGGAGGCGTTTAGCTACAGGCTCTACGCCAAAAATCTGCCGAAATGGCTCCGCGAAATGCCCAAGATGCGGGAGACAATTGGCGTAACTTCTTATGTCACTTCAGCTTCTCTGTTCCTCGGAGGCATCAACGCTCTGTATGCCGTATTCCAACGCAAAATTACATGGGGTGGTGTGCGTTACGAAATCCTGTCCGCGACAAAATGTCGAGTTTTAGGAGCAGTAAAGCCGAAACAGAAAAACAGTGATTAAGGAAATACCATTTTGCTTTTTTTCCACAATGTGGTATAGTATTCATAGGAAAATCCACTACCGTCATGAAAGGAGTAAAAATGGGAGCAGAAAAAGTTACGAAATCGGACAAAGAATGGCAAGAACAACTGACACCGGAAGAATTTAAAGTAACTCGGAAGAAAGGGACAGAACGCGCCTTTACAGGGCAATACCACGATTGTAAAGAGGAAGGCACCTATCACTGTATCTGTTGTGGAAGCCCGCTCTTTAGTTCCGAAACCAAGTACGACTCAGGAACAGGATGGCCCAGTTTTTGGGATGCTGTCTCTTCTGAATCCATTGAGATGAAATCGGATCGCAGCATTTTTTTCATGCCACGCACCGAAGTCGTCTGTAGTCGATGTGACGCGCACCTCGGACACGTTTTCGATGATGGACCACCACCAACAGGCAAGCGTTACTGCATGAATTCTGCGGCACTAACATTGGTCCAACCAGAAGACGAATCCTAAGTCAGTTATCGGTAGTCAGCGGTCAGTTTTCAGTTAATCTCTTGTGGATAGTGCCTTATCGAGCATA
Protein-coding regions in this window:
- a CDS encoding DUF4340 domain-containing protein, with product MNFRTTLIIIVLLAGIGGAYFLFFQESADETPNEKQRIHQVYNIARENVQQVEISFADAAYQNLKLVKDATGDWQLENPFHADADNEKVNQMLDDILNKRVKQNLEVTGLTQYGLDTPSITLSLWTEGASPASTFFIGKKAINFSVYVKEKSEAHIFLIESSALDDLTKSPTDLRSRSVIKFSTETVSNIQIERRTKGLTSQPSTVNCEKRGDTWFVTHPIEAKADAEEIETLLSELRALQVSTFEADTVEANVPVRLENSGLDTPRLQIALTDGDKTYALHIGSAVPSENGTQKRVYVKSVHQDAIYTVSDDINTLLNKSAFDLRDKRVIDFQRTDTIGFVISKRNQQDDEKTVGIKNYDNIWELETPTGKIKTDAKAVDDLLFGVDSLEASAFVDEPVKSLTSYGLAAPSIKVAFTQRGEEKPAVLLIGDHAENGTVYVKAEHTAQVARVKRFLIDKIALGAAWLRDKQVLNFHIDDAIRLTLLHAEESLTCQRLGTNWRLTAPVKENANNAEVNAIIYELDDLRADAYVGSESTLTDTTTGFNSLQVQLTIELRNQKVYTLQVGRSDASGRFYARLQHEPNLIFLLNAELVPKLKTTLALLRTSEQGSP
- the msrB gene encoding peptide-methionine (R)-S-oxide reductase MsrB, with translation MKGVKMGAEKVTKSDKEWQEQLTPEEFKVTRKKGTERAFTGQYHDCKEEGTYHCICCGSPLFSSETKYDSGTGWPSFWDAVSSESIEMKSDRSIFFMPRTEVVCSRCDAHLGHVFDDGPPPTGKRYCMNSAALTLVQPEDES
- a CDS encoding glycosyltransferase family 2 protein codes for the protein MQTYIIATAYFFLLIELLIISRSFRYARRERRAERPAYTPKVAIIAPHYGWDADTAEHARGLLHQDYAGEYEIFFVTHQKVDVGHDVSYPHLCEIAEADPHAHVLLAPNIVENNLPRSQKVQNLLTAIETLPDDIEVIAFVDADVAVREDWLTLLVSPLQEQEIGTTVGGRFYFPQTWNVPSLVEAIWVNFQMSFQGDHPFSMVWGGSNAFRREMLEKAHILQRWEEATIEDLNTTLAMRDVKHKVHFVPDCIAITRTANRTWHQIVEFTNRQMIMTLHMGLWRQWLASLIVCLPKGVFVFGMIPFLFYREGLLPIVFIPFLEAFSYRLYAKNLPKWLREMPKMRETIGVTSYVTSASLFLGGINALYAVFQRKITWGGVRYEILSATKCRVLGAVKPKQKNSD